GACTCCAAACGGTTTCTCATGGTCCTCTGGAAGATCTCCTGCACCTCATTATCATCTGTGTTGATAGCGAAATGGTTCCGGCTGTACCTGTGCAAGTGCTATACACCAGAAaacaagagacaaaaaaattaaaaaagagtcAGTATGAGAATTTGACAAAGACATAGAGGACAAGAAGACAGTAACTTGTCTGCAAAGAGAGTTTGTCATAAGTTTCAGACATTGTTTTTAATGGGACACGTTTATAATTGTAGTTGTAAAGTTGTAAAATGTCCTATGTGGCTTCTAAAGTTACAAAATAATCCTGATTGTGACAAACTGGGGGTGCAGGGTTTAAAAGAAGCGGGTGTTTAGGAGGCAGGTTGCATAAAGCTATTGTGTTGCATGACgggaaatgtaggctacagcattTCTGGAGGTTGTAGGGACTGAAACTCAGGATAGCTTGGCCTCTGCTGCATCAACtttgaccattcttttttttaatatctatCGTGAGTCATTAACCTATATGGAAATGCAATGCAATGTTGTGTGTATAGTGATGTTACTGAAAATGCTTACCTGTTTCCTGCCCTTGTACAGATGCTGTTGGAGCAGGTGATGAGCGTCGATGTCCTCTGTTTCCCTTGTACCCTGCATGGTCTTCTCATGCATTTGCAGGCTCACTGATGACACAGGGTCTCTTCTACAGCAGGAACAAAATACTGTCAGTTACTTCATGTATTTAACACACTCAGAGTACAGCATTAATTTAGGCTTATCATACAAAATATGGTGGAGAATTGGAGCTAGATGGTCAGAGCAAGATCATTTCTACTAGTTTGGTTGCTTGTGGTCAGAGTCTGAGCAGATCGACGACAATTGTAGCTCAACCCTGATTTTCAACTTCTAAGTACTTAATGCACCCTTGGTATCttctatttaaaaatgtcaatctTCAAATTCATATTTATAGAAGAAAATTAAAGGAATTGGAGAGTTTTTCAGTAAATTATGGCTCTTAGAGTTTGTTCTTGTAATTACAGACTACCTTCTCCTGTTATTGTGGTGTGAATCAGGTAAAAATGTTTGCTCACCTCATAGCATCGGGATCATCTGACGCAGCAGCCATGATGTCAGGCAGGACCTCTGAGAATTCATCACCAAACTTCTTCTTGAAGTCGATGAATGCAGATTCATTGCGGACAAACTCCAAAGAGCCTCTACGTTCACCCTACAACATCAAGACCAGAGGACTTCCTTTACCAACTGTCATTGCCCAGCGCCAAATCTCATGTCTGGTCCTTTAATGTCCACTTGAACAAAACACACTTGAATATACTTATGCAGCATTTGGCCCTCACCTCATCCACGTAGCCCACGGCATCCTTGAGGTTCAGCTGATGGAAGACGTTGAAAATGTTGTCCTGTTTCTTCCTCGCCTCCGACGTCAACAAAAACCTTGACATCCACTTCTCCTCAAATATTTTCCACCTTCACAGTGAAAGAAGAGATTGTAGTTTCATTGGTAGGCTACTACTTAAATGGTTTTAAACAAGGgcaattctaggatcagacctttagggaggctcagcccctaatgagaatttgacacagatacagtgccttgcaaaagtgttaaacccccgctaaatcagtaatttcactggataacaatgaatatatgtatttattattataacagaggataaatgcaaaatattgaacataAGAAAAAACTACGAAAGTCCCTTCATGGACTACCAGAATCAATTGAAGTGATAATgaggtgtaaacaataaataaataaaaactaataataactaataaaactttccttgactgggttacaggtgcatagctttggcgacagcgacacaggatatttaacctgttttaatttttttttttttttttttttataatttttagggggttGAGATTAAATTTaggggcttgagcccccctaaaaagggtctaaaatcgccactgGTTTTAATGATGTCTTTACATACTTGCCCCTCAGGTAGTTATCTCCTATTTGTCCAGATATATCTTCTATGGCAACAAGCGAGTGTTCAAACAcctaaaaaaacaagaacagagATTCTGTAGTAGTTGGACTGCACCCTTGTACATATTGTTTCCTGCTGTTGTTTAATTTTGAGCTCTACCTTGTTCTGCACTTTTTCTATGAGTGTGACATCCGCCAATGCAGCTCTCTTTACTTTAAGCCACGTGACAAAAGGTTTCATCGTTACTCCCTGCAACAGAAGGAGATTCATAAGTTAGCTGTTATGCCTTTTGTGTgagaaagttacaaaaaaaaagtaccaatATTGTAGTTTCGATCGGTTAAATACATAGACAGAAAAGTGGTTACCTGAAGAATGACAGTGAAGTACACTACAATGAGAGTAGTGCCGATCATCAGCTTCTTCTCCTTTATTCTCTGGTCATCCAGCATCGTAGCCAGGCCATATGCGACAGCCCCTCGCAGGCCACCGTAGCTCATAATCAGCTGATCTATGAACGCAATAGGGATCAGCCTGTACTGGTTAAGCCACCAGGTTTGGATAAATGTACCTGtagtacacatgcacacaaacacagtataTGTTGTGACCTCTGACATCAGATAGTGGGCTGTTTGCACTCAAAACCAACAGCAAAATACATAAATCTCACCGATGAATCTATACACAAGGGTGAAGAAGAGCGTGAGGAGGACGAAGCCTGTGTTCCACACCCAGATTGTCTTATCAATGGCCGAGATGCCGAGGAACACAAAGATGATGGTTTCTGATCCATTTGCGAAAACCTTCATGACATATCTGACTGTGTTGACAGAGCTCTCAGCCATGTTTGAATTGAGGTACTTCTGGCAGCTAACACCACAGAAGGTGACCCTACAGAACAAAAAGCACAGAAATAACTAAACATATTTATGGTTTTGTGCCTGCTTCTATGAATCTTTCTATGTACAGAAATACAAATGAGATGTTTTTCATCGAGAACTCACGAAAGGATGGCAGACAGGGAGAGCATATCAGCTGTCAGGTAGGAGAGGTATCCCAAGACGAAGATAAAGCCTGGCTCAATGATCTGGATGTTTTTAGTGTATTTACTCAGTAAAGAGACCAGCAGTCCAAATGCTAAGCCCACGAGGGAACCACCGAACGCCACCACAAAAAAGGAAACTGGAAAGAGCGAGAGGACAAAATATGTTATCCAGTATAACTTGTAAACATGTCTGCATACATATAGCATCTCTAAAACCAAACCCTGGTAGAGTCTATGGACCCAGGCAGAACCGCCTACACCACAAGCACATGTTACATTCTTTCCTATCAATgtgtaaatacatttgactCCTTACTTATCCCTTTAATGATCTCCACAGCATTTATTCTGGGTCCTCCCAATTTCACAAACGCATCAAATACGTTGAAGAGCACctaagagaagaagaagaaagttaATTTTCTATCTTTTGGTAGAATAAGGTTAAAAACGAATATCACATATATAGATCTACATTTGTTCATTTCAAATgctttcttcttatttttgtaattattcTTTATCTGCAGCTCCTATATTGTCTGTAAATGCATCACAATGCCTTTGTTTTGGGCCTGTAATGCCAATGTGTATTGAATATGAGGCTGTACTAGATACTTTTACTTGACTTTTTGTTTACAAACTTAAGAAAAAATATCTTTAATCTTTATCTTTAATTGAACCACATGGtttgaaaaaaattgtttaaaagTGTTTCTTTCACTCCCAGAAGTTAAATACTTGGAGGATAATAATTATCctcacatatatataatacGCCTCAGCGATGTCAGAGACTGTCATTAGAAAGGTGTGAAAAGTTGAAAGCAGCTCCTTTTTCCCCCCTCTTCTCATCACTGTAGTTTCAGCATGAATAGAGTGGAATTTCATGATTCATAACACATAATAAAGTAATGTTTCTCATTAGATCAACCTTCTCAAGGAGCACTTAGACTGACCAGTGAGAGATAAAGTTCAGGCAAGATGACAAGACCTCAGTCAGGGTAAAGGTCCTCACTCTGAAGTCCACAATGTTTGTATTCCTTACGCTTTATGTCTTAGAAGTATGGAAATGATGGACGTCTCGGCAAACTGTTCTGCTTCTCaggtaacattaaaaaaaacgttgTAGCATACGAACCACTGTCACACCGTCGTTGAGCAGCGACTCTCCAAACACCATGATGAAGAGGACCTCATTGACGTGGACTTGCTCAAACACAGCGAGGACGGCTACAGGGTCCACAGCAGCAATCAGACTGCCGAAGAGAAGATACTGCAGCAGACCGATGTCCAAAGCACCTACAGCACAGCACAAGGGCCAAAATATACACTAAATTTGGcttttatttagtttgaaaGAAGCTGTAAGGCCCTTTAATTACCATACAATCCACTAGTTGACTAAAAATCCAACGACAGACCCTTCTAAATAAATCCTGGCCTCTtttaattttatgtttttagcCATACCAGCAGCATGGATTTATGGATGGCAAAGCAGGTTTGACAATCCAccgctttggtccagactgtaacacaactattggatggattgccatgaaatgtgatacagacattcatggtaaTAGCTACTATAATTCCATCTCAGACCTCCAATCCTTCTCATCAGATAAATTAGTATAGTATTTCCAACCctagtacaatgtttttttagtgCCTGACACTGACCCACACCTCACACAGTTCAAACTGTATTCACCCGTCACAGTCCTAGTGgacatttaaattaataaattaattaattcattaaaataataaattaacaCAATAATGAGAGTGACAAAGCAGCAGGCAGCCTGCTAAAGTGAAAGTCTCTTACCCATGGCTCCTCCCACCTGACAGCCCCACAGCGACAGCCCCAGGGTGGCAGCACACCAGACGGTCCCCAAGATGGCGTAGAGCAGGATGCCCCCCAAGTTGGTAAAGAAGAGCTTGTTTGGCATGGAGTAGCCTGCGTCCAGGATGATTTGAggcaacaggaagtaaaagAAGACTCTTGGGGTCAGCGAGAAGGTCTGTTGAAGGTCTGCAGCCCAAATGATCCCACCCAGAATCCAGCCGAAGCAGATGAGCAAGGCACTCTCTGGGATCACATTAGTCACACTAGGGAAGGAATCGATGactgagagaagagaagagaggagaagagaagtttttttctttaaaaatgtatcagaaacTATAATGTGAAACTTTATCTAGTGGGATCCCACACAAGTAAGTGCAGTTTCATAATAACCAGTAATAAGACTGAATCTTAGATTCTTAGATATTCAGATTTGACTGACAAAGTACAACTCAGTGAGGTTGACAAATTTACAAATGATCAACTGAGAAAGTGCCACTTTCTTGGCATATGATTAACCAGCATGATGGTGCATATGAAGGGTTATAAATCTCTCTGTGTAACTAAAGTCTTTTCTTAAGGTCAATTTAATGGCCTGACAAagtgttatatattatatatttaataatcAAAACCTACTGAACCATAAGAATAGACCCATTTCAAAATGTTGAGTTCTCTTTCCAGCCCACAGGGCTAAAGATTTCTTGTAACAATATGCTCTATTTAAAAGTAGTTAAAGAATAAGTTAAGACATTTTTGATGAAGGTCTGTTATATTCCAATgctgtgtttatatttgtgCATGAGAGTGGAACCCAAAGGACGCTAAAAGAGCAAGTAGAAGATCAGTGCAACCTGTAAATATGATGCATCAAACATTAAACGATGAAGTGATTATAAAAGGTCAAAAACTTGTGACAATCTGTGGAATTTCTAATACAGTACAAACATGCATAAAAACTGTAGAAACTCTCCTGTTCTCAGGATCATCATGCTATCTTGATAACAGACTAGTGTTCACTGATGCCAGAAGTGACACTGTTTGTTATAATATAACAGCCATATGCAatttaaaaagaacaaataGATAATAAAAATGTCTCCCTTTCCCAAAATTTAAGTATTGGCACCGTAAAGGCCCtgaaaaaactattttcttaACCAGCTTCTTATTATTAACAATAGGGCTActtcacaaaaaacaaacttgataaGTTTTGGAAAGGACACGAAAAAACGAGTGATGGAATGATGAACTGATCTAAATGCTAAAAGGgcggtgtgtgttttttttttatctttctcttatttgtatatgtgtattgGCTCCCTTCTTGTAAAAGACAATATAACAATGGGGTCCTAGATGAACATATCATTTTCagatatgtgtgtttttgttctagATCTTGTGAGTTGTGAGaaacttttacatttatttagaaaattttCAGGGGCTTTAAAATACAAGTTCAAATGAATATTCCCTTctttcacaaaacacattttcgttttaaaatgtAGGCCTAATAAAAAAATTTCAGTATGAGATAATGCCAACATGTGGAAGATCTTCCAGAGTGTGTAACAAGATGATAACACTGTAATTATTTGACATTAGGTGGGTTAAAAATAGCTCAACATTATCTTGTTTGACAAAGGAATCTGTCAGGTTGCAATATCCAAATTATGCATGATGTAACTCTAATAGGCTGGTGCTTTTCTTAACTTCTTTTCTCAACTCATAAGATCAATAGTCCTATAAAATGAGTAACTAGTAGTAATGGGTGACTGGTAGTTCATATCTATCAGTCTACatcataaaaaaatacttttctaGGACATTTGATTTCATAAAATGTTTGTTACATACCCAATTTAGCCAAAACAGCCACCAATATCCATAATGCAACTAGGTAAGGGGTCTTCACATGGTTCCACTTAAAGGTCACAATGGATATTCCTGTGATGACCCTGGAGCCATTGCCTTGTTCAGTCTGATTCAAGTTCGATTTGAACTCAGACGGTGGCTTCAGATGGGACTCTAGCGCCACGTCCCTGTTCACGCTTGTGACCCCCGAGATAAGGCAGACTAGTAACACTGACCCCAGCAGCCAGAGGTGTACGTATCCGCAGCGTTGCATTCGaacaaattgatttaaaaatgtagtaaaaaaaaagtccttttaTCTGAGATAGTCAAGCAGGTGAACTGATCGtaccaagaccagaccaaacTGCCGGACAGTGTGTCACACCTCTTATCCCTGCTTTGCTTTTTGTAGGTATgtgctttctctgtcttttgtttACTATCACTTTCTATCTTTTCCCTTCTCTTTCCCTCTATCTTTTTATCTCAGTCTGTGACTCTGTGTCCTACGGCAGTCTGTGGTCAGCAGCGGTGCAGTGAATTCACAAGTGTGCAGAACCCTGGACTCAGCCTTTTATATGTACAGTGTCTCCTCTATGACaaggttatgtgtgtgtgtgtgtgtgtgtgtgtgtgtgtgtgtgtgtgtgtgtgtgtgtgtgtgtgtgtgtgtgcgtgcgtgtgtgcgtgtgtgcgtgtgaatgGGGAGTAATGGATGTCCAAGAAAGGTCTCCAGTTATTCAGTCACGTTAGAAACATCCACCAGTCATTACTTTGTTTGCGCTTTTTCCGGTCTCTAAACGCATCAActcaagtttgtgtgtgtctgggagTGAGGAAGTGAGTGATGGAGCAGAGGTCATTTGATGTTGAATGAATACCTGTGTGTGCTTGGTAACATTTCCACTGGCTTCGTAGGACAGCTTTGTGCTTAGTAATGATTGACATTGACGTTACTCAATCTTGGTTAAAGACTCCCAGTCCTTTGACGTAGGAGAGAGATGACAAAGCTGTTGTCTCACCCTCC
Above is a window of Sander vitreus isolate 19-12246 chromosome 14, sanVit1, whole genome shotgun sequence DNA encoding:
- the slc9a3.2 gene encoding sodium/hydrogen exchanger 3.2, yielding MAATWQYTLCICMLLMESRGQSLARDVTTITITNFSTETVVAPGSETENNSSQEVTSLAIVSWRWEHVSIPYLVALWVLVSWLCKFVIDSFPSVTNVIPESALLICFGWILGGIIWAADLQQTFSLTPRVFFYFLLPQIILDAGYSMPNKLFFTNLGGILLYAILGTVWCAATLGLSLWGCQVGGAMGALDIGLLQYLLFGSLIAAVDPVAVLAVFEQVHVNEVLFIMVFGESLLNDGVTVVLFNVFDAFVKLGGPRINAVEIIKGIISFFVVAFGGSLVGLAFGLLVSLLSKYTKNIQIIEPGFIFVLGYLSYLTADMLSLSAILSVTFCGVSCQKYLNSNMAESSVNTVRYVMKVFANGSETIIFVFLGISAIDKTIWVWNTGFVLLTLFFTLVYRFIGTFIQTWWLNQYRLIPIAFIDQLIMSYGGLRGAVAYGLATMLDDQRIKEKKLMIGTTLIVVYFTVILQGVTMKPFVTWLKVKRAALADVTLIEKVQNKVFEHSLVAIEDISGQIGDNYLRGKWKIFEEKWMSRFLLTSEARKKQDNIFNVFHQLNLKDAVGYVDEGERRGSLEFVRNESAFIDFKKKFGDEFSEVLPDIMAAASDDPDAMRRDPVSSVSLQMHEKTMQGTRETEDIDAHHLLQQHLYKGRKQHLHRYSRNHFAINTDDNEVQEIFQRTMRNRLESFKSAKMGLAPAKTITKHTKKDQQQKMPNGNSTDTSKNYYANNEGFELSEGNNASGSEASGGSFPFRVNYRAGAGIENPIFMPDPDPMAPMQIPPWQAEDEPDGSTVSPSQRAQVRLPWTPTNLLRLAPLRISSQSTDSFAQADTPASQEKDKKWPPPPPPPSDK